A DNA window from uncultured Methanoregula sp. contains the following coding sequences:
- a CDS encoding rubrerythrin, whose protein sequence is MKTLELKGSQTEKNLLAAFAGESQARNRYTFFSSAAKKEGFEQIAALFLQTAEEEKEHAKIFFKQLKGGEAEITASYPAGLIGGTKENLAAAAEGEQMEWGTLYPSFAASAEKEGFREIAGLFKMVAKVEEHHEARFRKLHANMANGMVFKAETPVKWYCRNCGYVHNSKTAPAKCPVCDHPQAHFEIAAENY, encoded by the coding sequence ATGAAGACCCTGGAACTCAAAGGAAGCCAGACTGAGAAGAACCTGCTCGCGGCCTTTGCCGGCGAGTCGCAGGCCCGGAACCGGTACACGTTCTTCTCGAGCGCAGCAAAAAAAGAGGGCTTTGAACAGATCGCGGCACTCTTTCTCCAGACTGCAGAGGAAGAGAAGGAGCATGCCAAGATCTTCTTCAAACAGCTCAAAGGCGGCGAAGCGGAGATCACGGCATCCTACCCGGCCGGCCTCATCGGTGGCACGAAGGAGAACCTTGCAGCGGCAGCTGAGGGGGAGCAGATGGAGTGGGGAACGCTCTACCCGTCCTTTGCAGCATCCGCTGAAAAAGAGGGATTCAGAGAGATAGCGGGCCTCTTCAAAATGGTGGCAAAAGTTGAGGAGCACCACGAAGCACGGTTCAGGAAACTGCACGCGAACATGGCCAACGGGATGGTATTCAAGGCCGAGACCCCGGTGAAGTGGTACTGCCGGAACTGCGGGTATGTTCACAACAGCAAGACTGCACCTGCAAAATGCCCGGTCTGCGATCACCCGCAGGCCCATTTCGAGATCGCTGCAGAAAATTATTGA
- a CDS encoding PAS domain S-box protein encodes MDTAVPEKNPFIPWRGTLLAGLSIFVVLLTGYCLQQGIQTVFTHIYYVPIILAAYWYQKKGVLYSAVLGLIYFSFVITLTGYNPFNVVAAAARVFVFVIIAAIVMILSMRISAQNREIAQSERKFHSIWNHIQAGIILVDAGSHEIIAVNPEGERLTGYTEKEMIGQSCHRFICPAEKGRCPINDLGLTIERSKRLLLTKGGEAVPVLKTVTETAIDGRNILIENFVRIPVPEDAEDQG; translated from the coding sequence ATGGACACTGCAGTCCCGGAAAAAAACCCGTTCATTCCCTGGAGGGGTACACTTCTCGCGGGCCTGTCGATCTTCGTTGTCCTCCTGACCGGGTACTGTCTCCAGCAGGGGATCCAGACAGTTTTTACCCATATCTATTATGTTCCGATCATCCTTGCCGCGTACTGGTACCAGAAAAAAGGCGTGTTGTATTCGGCGGTACTCGGCCTCATCTATTTTTCTTTCGTGATCACCCTTACCGGGTATAACCCGTTCAATGTGGTTGCAGCAGCGGCCCGGGTTTTTGTGTTTGTCATCATCGCTGCAATCGTGATGATCCTCTCGATGCGGATCTCGGCCCAGAACAGGGAAATCGCGCAGTCCGAGAGGAAGTTTCATTCCATATGGAACCATATCCAGGCCGGTATCATCCTTGTCGACGCCGGTTCCCACGAGATTATCGCGGTCAATCCCGAAGGAGAGCGGCTGACCGGGTACACGGAAAAGGAGATGATCGGGCAGTCCTGTCACCGGTTTATCTGTCCTGCGGAGAAGGGGAGATGCCCGATAAACGACCTGGGTCTGACCATCGAGCGTTCCAAACGCCTGCTGCTCACGAAGGGCGGCGAGGCGGTGCCGGTCCTCAAGACCGTGACAGAGACCGCAATTGACGGCCGGAATATCTTAATTGAGAATTTCGTCCGGATCCCTGTTCCGGAAGATGCAGAAGACCAGGGATAA
- a CDS encoding type IV pilin translates to MRSREEAVNEVTAEILVVALVLIMAAIILIIVFGVLPQIQQSAYLATEVRFQQKQGMPVLAISHLGGDTVTFKDATTGPHLARVYIDTPGGSFTALPEQIASTFRTGDRVYLYYNGTGYALTSDLAGASAVPFPSEEMRIRIVDDTSKLLIQDWRTAGYGPATPAPTSTATPIPTNTSTPTPTATATATPTPTATSTTYIISVSWSPGGLGTISPPGITPGTVSAAGGASQTFTFTPRTNKAVTSISLDGTQVSSGGSTGQTLTYTITNIQADHTLTATFA, encoded by the coding sequence ATGAGATCACGGGAGGAGGCAGTCAATGAAGTTACTGCAGAAATTCTGGTTGTGGCCCTTGTCCTGATCATGGCAGCTATTATTCTGATCATCGTATTCGGCGTGCTCCCCCAGATCCAGCAGTCTGCCTACCTTGCAACGGAAGTCCGGTTCCAGCAGAAGCAGGGGATGCCGGTCCTCGCAATTTCCCATCTCGGGGGAGACACCGTGACATTCAAAGATGCAACAACGGGACCCCATCTCGCCCGGGTCTATATCGATACCCCGGGAGGTTCGTTCACCGCTCTCCCTGAGCAGATCGCAAGTACATTCCGGACAGGCGACAGGGTCTATCTCTATTATAATGGCACCGGATACGCCCTTACATCGGACCTAGCCGGGGCCTCCGCAGTCCCCTTCCCCTCCGAAGAGATGCGGATACGGATCGTGGACGACACATCCAAACTCCTGATCCAGGACTGGAGAACCGCAGGGTATGGCCCGGCAACACCTGCACCGACATCCACGGCTACACCGATCCCAACGAATACATCAACGCCCACACCTACAGCAACCGCTACCGCTACCCCAACGCCGACTGCAACCTCCACAACGTACATCATATCCGTCTCCTGGTCTCCCGGGGGACTTGGTACGATCTCGCCGCCCGGGATTACACCGGGAACGGTATCCGCAGCAGGGGGCGCGAGCCAGACCTTCACGTTCACACCAAGGACCAACAAGGCCGTGACCTCCATCAGCCTGGACGGGACGCAGGTCTCTTCAGGGGGGTCCACGGGGCAGACGCTCACTTACACCATCACAAATATCCAGGCAGATCATACGCTGACGGCAACCTTCGCATAG
- a CDS encoding class III extradiol ring-cleavage dioxygenase, translating into MTASHLPTIFISHGAPTLPLEQGVPAREFLVELGTRFPSVSAVLCISAHWNTPRPSVNAVLRPSTIHDFSGFPGELYRISYPARGEPELARRVAMLVEAAGFACDTGRGLDHGAWVPLMLMYPDARIPVVQLSIQGHLDPARHLALGEAIAPLREEGVLVIGSGGAVHPLGDPSVELGEGAPTGDWAIAFNDWLNRAVADGDRAALIRYRELAPSAVHAQPYPDHFMPLLVALGAAGPDAKGRSIHQSWYWGNLGMGAYEFR; encoded by the coding sequence ATGACGGCGTCGCATCTCCCCACCATCTTCATCTCGCACGGTGCCCCTACCCTCCCGCTGGAACAGGGTGTGCCGGCCCGGGAGTTCCTTGTTGAGCTCGGCACCCGCTTCCCGTCCGTGTCTGCCGTGCTGTGCATCTCCGCCCACTGGAACACACCCCGTCCCTCCGTAAATGCCGTTCTCAGGCCGTCCACCATCCATGATTTTTCAGGGTTCCCCGGGGAACTCTACCGGATCAGCTACCCGGCCCGTGGTGAGCCTGAACTTGCCCGGAGGGTTGCAATGCTCGTGGAAGCCGCGGGATTTGCGTGCGACACCGGGCGCGGCCTCGATCATGGTGCATGGGTTCCCCTGATGCTGATGTATCCCGATGCCCGGATCCCGGTAGTCCAGCTCTCGATCCAGGGGCATCTCGATCCGGCCCGGCACCTTGCGCTGGGCGAGGCCATTGCGCCGCTCAGGGAGGAGGGCGTTCTTGTCATCGGAAGCGGCGGGGCGGTCCACCCGCTCGGCGATCCTTCCGTTGAACTGGGGGAAGGGGCCCCGACCGGCGATTGGGCGATCGCGTTCAATGACTGGCTGAACCGGGCCGTTGCTGACGGCGACCGGGCAGCACTCATCCGCTACCGCGAGCTCGCACCCTCGGCCGTTCATGCCCAGCCGTATCCGGATCATTTCATGCCACTCCTTGTTGCTCTGGGGGCTGCCGGGCCGGATGCAAAGGGACGCTCAATCCACCAGAGCTGGTACTGGGGCAATCTCGGGATGGGGGCCTACGAGTTCCGGTAA
- a CDS encoding flavodoxin family protein, producing the protein MKILAIHGSPRTLRSTTRQLANLVLEGAAEAGAETELIDLCDLKITPCTACEGCSFNGICVYEDDMPALVERMKEADGILFASPVYIDNVSGQMKIFFDRIADAIHYQVLAGKFGCSVASTHTSGGEEVVAYQNHVLNYLAVLSVGGISIATGGDAGAIDSREADARALGKRLVSAIRDGFSDKKQEAEIADNREFFKDLVLENRDFRPEDYERWVELGWI; encoded by the coding sequence ATGAAGATTCTCGCCATCCACGGAAGTCCCCGGACCCTCCGGAGCACAACACGACAGCTCGCGAACCTTGTACTGGAAGGAGCTGCAGAAGCCGGCGCAGAGACCGAGCTCATCGATCTCTGCGATCTGAAGATCACGCCCTGTACTGCCTGCGAGGGCTGCTCGTTCAACGGCATCTGCGTGTACGAGGATGACATGCCGGCGCTGGTTGAGCGCATGAAGGAGGCCGACGGGATTCTCTTCGCATCGCCCGTGTACATCGACAATGTCTCCGGCCAGATGAAGATCTTCTTTGACCGGATCGCCGATGCAATACACTACCAGGTCCTTGCCGGGAAATTCGGGTGCTCGGTTGCGAGCACGCATACATCCGGAGGAGAAGAGGTTGTCGCGTACCAGAACCATGTACTAAATTATCTCGCGGTTCTCTCGGTCGGCGGGATCAGCATTGCAACGGGGGGAGATGCGGGAGCGATCGATTCCCGCGAAGCGGATGCCCGGGCACTGGGGAAGCGGCTCGTATCGGCGATCAGGGACGGGTTCTCCGATAAGAAACAGGAAGCGGAGATCGCGGATAACCGGGAATTTTTCAAGGATCTTGTTCTTGAGAACAGGGACTTCCGGCCCGAAGATTACGAACGCTGGGTGGAGCTGGGCTGGATCTGA
- a CDS encoding class I SAM-dependent methyltransferase, which produces MSFVLKSVVPWGRSFEEYISMFSLTEEDLRSSILGCGDGPAGFNARMNGMGHRVVSCDPLYQFPYNQIDRAILAARDEVMQQVRENLQNFTWKTLRSPAELEEVRMKAMREFLADFTVGLTEGRYLTAMLPDLPFRNRQFDLCLCSHFLFLYDSLGPDFHIRSIREMARVACEVRIYPVVNTDGKRADYFDNVMERIHASGLSARIEPVRYDFLRNGHEMLRIVHPEAD; this is translated from the coding sequence ATGTCATTCGTCCTGAAGTCCGTTGTACCCTGGGGGAGATCGTTCGAGGAATATATCTCGATGTTCAGCCTTACAGAAGAGGATCTCCGCAGCTCGATACTCGGGTGCGGGGACGGCCCGGCCGGGTTCAATGCCCGGATGAACGGGATGGGACACCGCGTTGTATCCTGCGATCCGCTGTACCAGTTCCCGTACAACCAGATCGACCGGGCAATCCTGGCTGCACGGGACGAGGTGATGCAGCAGGTACGGGAGAACCTGCAGAACTTCACCTGGAAGACCCTCCGCTCTCCCGCTGAGCTCGAAGAGGTCCGTATGAAGGCGATGCGGGAGTTCCTGGCCGATTTCACCGTTGGACTGACCGAAGGGAGATATCTTACGGCAATGCTTCCCGACCTCCCGTTCCGCAACCGGCAGTTCGATCTCTGCCTCTGTTCCCACTTCCTGTTCCTGTACGACTCGCTCGGGCCGGATTTTCATATCCGGTCAATACGTGAGATGGCACGGGTTGCCTGCGAGGTGAGGATCTATCCCGTGGTGAATACGGACGGGAAGCGGGCTGACTATTTCGACAACGTCATGGAACGGATCCATGCATCAGGCCTTTCAGCCCGGATCGAGCCGGTCAGGTACGACTTCCTCAGGAACGGGCATGAGATGCTCAGGATAGTGCACCCCGAGGCAGACTGA
- a CDS encoding PAS domain S-box protein has product MFSLLYVDDEPNLLEICQLFLERTGEFEVATVESGAGALALLSRVDFDAIVSDYQMPGMTGIELLKAVRKSDPNIPFILFTGRGREEVVIEAINNGADFYLQKGGDPQAQFAELSHKLKQAIGRRQAEKDLSDSQKRLSDIINFLPDATFAIDTEGTVIAWNHAIEEMTGIPAPDILGKGEYEYSLPFYGSRRPLLIDLIFEPDESVLEYYSNLRREGNILSAETDLPHPKGNRIFVMAKASPLYNRNGDITGAIESIRDISERRKAEEELRALNEQLTASDEELRSQLEELVRAQDEQAKSEENFRILVDNVPDAIFIQTGNRFRYLNNAALSLMGASLSDQLLGTDLFDRIHPAFHERLRERIRRLTIDLQPVEQLEEIYLKLDGTPVDVEASAVPFRFEGEPGALVMVRDITIRKRAAEDLLAANEQLAASSEELRSQYNELAINEKRIRESEERYRAVLEHAPAGMHFYDLKPDGTLVFKGANPSADAILKIRHADYIGKSILDVFPGLAGTEIPGKYREVAASGTSWQTDQVFYDKGAISGAFSVSAFQIQPGSMAAMFIDITERKKAEHELQAAYEQVAATEEELRSQYNELVISENRIRSSEARLRYLLGFYDLAEGSERALMDSAVEGAGAVTESPLGYLAFLNEDESELTMYAWSKSAMEECALQEKPLIYKTDQTGLWGEPVRQRRPLITNDYAVPGPLRKGYPEGHPEIIRHLGVPVIDNGRVVLVAGVANKAADYTDEDVQNLLVLVQGLWQVLRRKRTEKALIENEARFRSIFENSPYPIVINSRKTRKYIAVNEAFLHDNGFTMEDVQGKDSVDLGLVSPEDQAVIVNLLQTKNRVDRLPIAIRKKGGVVAHILISALPVMFHEEPAILTMTADITELERTQGELRARYEELAAAQNELTARTRQMEEIASTIPGAVYQYYVRSDGTCGFSYINTQSGMEIFGIDDSVSDFLSWFTVHVHPEDQARFTESITAAVQERKPWNFEGRFIRPSGEEIWFAGSSCPVEHETEVVFTGILMDITNRKLGEARLKAAYEQLSLSEEELREQYESLENSGRAIKDREEKYRLLVEVTGTGYVIIDENGRVLDANPEYVRMTGFSDRAGIIGRNVLEWTAESDHDRNTEAVRQCLRDGKIFDFEINYQDRAGRIIPVEINAAVVHEGGRLQIIALTRDISSRKATERALRTSENQYRTLVESSHDIIFTLDRDGIFLFLSPSVTTHLGYAPSDLIGKSYKSVVFPEDVSLCEACISQSSDKKNPMAEVEYRIYHADRSLRIQVANVSPVFDEAGTVLFYVCTARDVSDLKQSQLAMREASKKLSLLNSITRHDVANQLTTLLGYTQLAMMSKPAPAVGDFLSKIEKAAKVIQRQIEFTRTYQELGAGAPTWQRIGDLVTGAQNEIAITCTCNSFEIYADPMLSKVFFNLFDNAVRHGEHATAITVRCEVIADELVIFVEDNGVGIPLDEKPKLFRKGYGKNTGFGLFLAREILAITGIAIHETGVYGRGARFEITVPKRVFRPVA; this is encoded by the coding sequence ATGTTCTCTCTCCTGTATGTGGACGACGAGCCCAACCTGCTCGAAATCTGCCAGTTGTTCCTCGAAAGAACCGGTGAATTTGAGGTTGCAACCGTTGAATCAGGAGCAGGGGCACTCGCCCTTCTCTCACGGGTGGATTTCGATGCCATCGTATCCGATTACCAGATGCCCGGCATGACCGGCATCGAACTCCTAAAAGCGGTCCGGAAATCCGACCCCAATATCCCGTTCATCCTCTTCACCGGACGGGGCCGGGAAGAGGTGGTCATCGAGGCGATCAACAACGGCGCCGACTTCTATCTCCAGAAAGGGGGAGATCCGCAGGCCCAGTTCGCCGAACTCTCCCATAAGCTGAAGCAGGCAATCGGCAGGCGGCAGGCAGAAAAAGACCTCTCGGATTCGCAGAAACGTCTTTCCGATATCATCAATTTTCTCCCGGATGCGACCTTTGCCATAGACACGGAAGGAACGGTGATCGCGTGGAACCATGCGATAGAGGAGATGACCGGTATTCCGGCACCGGATATTCTCGGTAAGGGGGAGTATGAATACAGTCTCCCGTTTTACGGGAGCCGGAGGCCGCTCCTCATAGATCTCATCTTCGAGCCAGATGAAAGCGTACTGGAATACTATTCCAATCTCCGCAGGGAAGGAAACATCCTCTCGGCCGAGACCGACCTGCCCCATCCCAAAGGCAACCGGATCTTCGTGATGGCGAAAGCAAGCCCCCTCTACAACCGGAACGGGGACATCACCGGGGCCATCGAGTCCATCCGGGACATCTCCGAACGGAGGAAGGCCGAAGAGGAGCTCCGGGCATTGAACGAACAGCTCACCGCATCCGACGAGGAATTGCGCAGCCAGCTGGAAGAACTGGTCCGGGCCCAGGACGAGCAGGCAAAGAGCGAGGAGAATTTCCGGATCCTTGTCGATAATGTGCCCGATGCGATCTTTATCCAGACCGGCAACCGGTTCCGGTACCTGAACAATGCAGCCCTGTCGCTGATGGGAGCATCGTTGTCCGATCAGCTTCTCGGGACCGATTTGTTCGATCGCATACACCCGGCCTTCCACGAACGCCTCCGCGAACGCATCCGGCGCCTGACTATCGACCTCCAGCCGGTAGAGCAGCTGGAGGAGATTTACTTAAAACTCGACGGGACTCCGGTCGATGTTGAAGCGAGTGCCGTTCCCTTCCGGTTCGAGGGGGAGCCCGGCGCACTGGTGATGGTCCGCGACATCACGATCCGGAAACGGGCTGCCGAGGACCTCCTGGCGGCGAACGAGCAGCTGGCAGCCTCCAGCGAGGAACTCCGGTCCCAGTACAACGAGCTTGCCATAAACGAGAAGCGTATCCGGGAGAGCGAGGAGCGGTACCGGGCCGTCCTTGAGCACGCTCCGGCAGGAATGCACTTTTATGACCTGAAACCGGACGGGACCCTGGTCTTCAAGGGGGCAAACCCTTCAGCGGATGCCATCCTGAAGATCCGGCATGCTGATTACATAGGAAAATCCATCCTCGATGTTTTTCCCGGCCTGGCCGGCACCGAGATTCCCGGCAAATACCGCGAAGTTGCGGCATCGGGTACGTCCTGGCAGACAGACCAGGTCTTCTATGACAAGGGAGCGATCAGCGGTGCATTTTCTGTCAGTGCGTTCCAGATACAGCCCGGCTCGATGGCGGCGATGTTCATCGACATCACCGAACGCAAAAAGGCGGAGCATGAACTACAGGCCGCTTACGAACAGGTTGCAGCAACCGAAGAAGAACTCCGCTCCCAGTACAATGAACTCGTCATAAGCGAGAACCGGATCCGCTCAAGCGAGGCCCGGCTGCGATACCTCCTCGGGTTCTATGATCTTGCCGAGGGCAGCGAGCGAGCCCTGATGGATTCTGCGGTCGAAGGCGCCGGTGCGGTGACCGAAAGTCCGCTGGGATACCTTGCGTTCCTCAATGAGGACGAGAGCGAACTTACGATGTATGCTTGGTCGAAGTCCGCCATGGAGGAATGCGCCCTCCAGGAAAAACCCTTGATCTACAAGACAGATCAGACAGGACTCTGGGGAGAGCCGGTCCGGCAGCGGCGCCCCCTGATAACCAATGATTATGCTGTACCGGGGCCGCTCCGGAAAGGCTACCCGGAGGGCCACCCGGAGATCATCCGCCATCTGGGTGTCCCGGTCATTGACAATGGTCGCGTGGTTCTCGTGGCAGGGGTGGCCAACAAGGCCGCTGATTATACGGATGAGGATGTCCAGAACCTCCTTGTCCTCGTGCAGGGCCTCTGGCAGGTGCTCCGGCGCAAACGGACGGAAAAGGCGCTCATCGAGAACGAAGCCCGCTTCAGATCCATCTTCGAGAACAGCCCGTATCCCATCGTCATCAACAGCCGGAAGACCCGCAAGTACATAGCCGTCAACGAGGCATTCCTCCATGATAACGGTTTTACGATGGAGGATGTTCAGGGCAAAGACTCGGTGGACCTGGGCCTGGTCAGTCCCGAGGACCAGGCAGTCATCGTGAACCTTCTCCAGACCAAGAACCGCGTGGACCGGCTGCCCATCGCCATCCGGAAGAAAGGAGGGGTGGTGGCTCATATCCTGATCTCCGCTCTCCCGGTCATGTTCCACGAAGAGCCGGCCATCCTGACCATGACGGCCGACATCACCGAACTGGAGCGGACTCAGGGGGAGCTCCGGGCCCGGTACGAGGAACTGGCTGCTGCCCAGAACGAGCTTACGGCCCGGACCCGGCAGATGGAGGAGATCGCGTCCACCATCCCGGGAGCCGTGTACCAGTATTATGTCCGGTCCGATGGCACGTGCGGGTTTTCGTATATTAATACCCAGTCCGGGATGGAAATTTTCGGTATCGACGATTCGGTTTCGGATTTCCTCTCCTGGTTCACGGTCCATGTCCATCCCGAGGACCAGGCCCGTTTCACGGAGTCGATTACTGCCGCAGTACAGGAACGCAAACCCTGGAACTTTGAAGGCCGTTTCATCCGGCCGTCGGGGGAGGAGATCTGGTTTGCCGGCTCCTCGTGCCCGGTCGAACACGAGACCGAAGTGGTCTTCACCGGAATCCTGATGGATATCACGAACCGGAAACTGGGCGAGGCACGTCTCAAGGCTGCCTACGAACAGCTCTCTTTATCGGAAGAGGAGCTCCGGGAACAGTACGAGTCCCTGGAGAATAGCGGCCGGGCGATCAAAGACCGGGAGGAGAAGTACCGCCTGCTCGTTGAAGTGACCGGGACCGGGTACGTGATCATTGACGAGAATGGCCGGGTCCTGGATGCAAATCCTGAATATGTGCGCATGACGGGCTTTTCCGACCGGGCCGGGATTATCGGCAGGAACGTCCTTGAATGGACTGCCGAGAGCGATCACGACAGGAATACGGAGGCCGTCCGGCAGTGTCTCCGGGACGGGAAGATCTTTGATTTCGAGATCAATTACCAGGATCGAGCCGGCCGGATCATTCCCGTTGAGATCAATGCCGCAGTCGTCCACGAGGGAGGAAGGCTGCAGATAATTGCCCTGACCCGCGACATATCCTCCCGGAAGGCAACCGAGCGGGCCCTCCGCACTTCCGAAAACCAGTACCGCACGCTCGTCGAGAGCAGCCACGATATCATCTTCACCCTGGACCGGGATGGCATCTTCCTGTTCCTGTCGCCGAGCGTGACAACCCATCTCGGCTATGCGCCCTCGGACCTAATCGGAAAATCCTACAAATCCGTAGTCTTTCCTGAGGATGTTTCGCTCTGCGAAGCCTGCATCTCCCAGTCCTCCGACAAGAAGAACCCCATGGCGGAAGTCGAGTACCGCATCTACCATGCAGACCGATCCCTCCGGATCCAGGTTGCCAATGTCTCCCCGGTATTCGATGAAGCCGGTACAGTCCTCTTCTATGTCTGCACCGCCCGCGATGTCTCTGACTTAAAACAGTCGCAGCTTGCAATGCGGGAGGCAAGCAAGAAACTGAGCCTCCTCAACAGTATCACCCGGCATGACGTGGCAAACCAGCTCACGACCCTCCTCGGGTACACCCAGCTTGCGATGATGAGCAAGCCCGCGCCTGCAGTCGGCGATTTCCTCTCCAAGATAGAGAAGGCTGCAAAAGTGATCCAGCGCCAGATCGAGTTCACCCGCACCTACCAGGAGCTGGGTGCGGGAGCCCCGACCTGGCAGAGGATTGGGGATCTGGTGACGGGCGCCCAGAATGAGATTGCCATCACCTGCACCTGCAACTCGTTCGAAATTTACGCCGACCCGATGCTCTCGAAGGTCTTCTTCAATCTCTTTGACAATGCAGTCCGGCACGGAGAGCATGCCACGGCAATCACGGTCCGGTGCGAGGTGATAGCGGACGAGCTCGTCATCTTTGTCGAGGACAACGGAGTCGGCATCCCGCTCGATGAGAAACCCAAATTGTTCCGGAAAGGGTACGGCAAGAACACGGGATTCGGCCTCTTCCTGGCCCGGGAGATCCTCGCGATCACCGGTATTGCCATCCACGAGACCGGGGTTTACGGCAGGGGCGCCCGGTTCGAGATTACCGTGCCAAAAAGGGTGTTTCGCCCCGTTGCGTGA
- a CDS encoding ABC transporter ATP-binding protein — protein MTLRAETPDGDAGPAMGPTVRRFFRYLAPHKLKLAVVIFFMAVFAFMGALFSILMGEATNFISAGSNQPVGPLELIVLWLLSAAMVMWVSGIISRKFLADIAQDALLKLRTDLFGHIQTLSLDFFDRRPIGELMSRVTNDTQVIEQFISIGALETGQAILTIIITSIIMLWISPAFTVLSYIVVLALVGVSWLITKTSGPAFVLLQEKTSDLNGFAEEWLSGAKTIIACRQQEEASRRFEARSNRVATIGEKAQFSALINQQISTVFTSVLTVILLVVGGLMVMEGMAGIGTLIAFIGFSFALLNGFTSIFSVYAQILNAIVGASRVFAILDEKPTVGDDVGAPSMPVVEGDVVFDHVDFSYIPGRRVLADNSFHAEPGQIFGLCGPTGAGKSTIINILTRYYDIGGGAIRVDGTDVRSVQQDTLRIQIAQVLQEPFLFSDTIISNLKYAREGATDEECIQAAQQANAHEFILQQPNGYQTVLIDGGANLSQGQRQMLTIARAIVANPRMLILDEATSNVDTRTERLIQEGLLALQKDKTSFIIAHRLSTIRHADQILVIDKGQIVERGKHSELMERKGFYYELYMSQFRGKLEGLLNS, from the coding sequence ATGACGCTCCGCGCAGAAACCCCTGACGGGGATGCGGGTCCTGCCATGGGCCCGACCGTCCGCCGCTTCTTCCGGTACCTTGCCCCCCACAAGCTGAAACTTGCCGTGGTCATCTTCTTCATGGCGGTCTTTGCGTTCATGGGAGCGCTCTTCTCGATCCTGATGGGGGAGGCCACCAACTTCATCTCGGCAGGATCCAACCAGCCGGTCGGGCCGCTCGAACTCATTGTGCTCTGGCTTCTCTCTGCAGCCATGGTCATGTGGGTGTCCGGGATCATATCCAGGAAATTTCTGGCCGACATTGCGCAGGATGCCCTCCTGAAGCTCAGAACCGATCTCTTCGGCCACATCCAGACACTCTCCCTCGACTTCTTCGACCGGCGCCCCATCGGGGAACTGATGAGCCGGGTTACGAACGATACGCAGGTGATCGAGCAGTTCATCAGCATTGGTGCGCTCGAGACCGGCCAGGCAATCTTAACGATCATCATCACGAGCATCATCATGCTCTGGATCAGCCCTGCATTCACGGTCCTCTCGTATATCGTGGTGCTTGCTCTAGTCGGGGTCTCGTGGCTGATAACAAAAACCTCGGGCCCGGCGTTTGTCCTCCTGCAGGAGAAGACAAGCGATCTCAACGGCTTTGCCGAGGAGTGGCTCTCGGGGGCCAAGACTATCATCGCCTGCCGGCAGCAGGAGGAAGCGTCGCGAAGGTTCGAGGCCCGGAGCAACCGGGTCGCCACCATCGGCGAGAAAGCCCAGTTCTCGGCCCTCATCAACCAGCAGATCTCCACGGTCTTCACCTCCGTGCTTACGGTCATCCTCCTCGTTGTCGGCGGTCTGATGGTGATGGAGGGCATGGCCGGGATAGGCACGCTGATCGCTTTTATCGGGTTCTCGTTCGCCCTCCTCAACGGGTTCACCAGCATCTTCTCGGTCTATGCCCAGATCCTCAACGCGATTGTGGGGGCATCCCGGGTCTTTGCCATCTTGGACGAGAAGCCGACCGTTGGTGACGATGTGGGCGCCCCGTCCATGCCCGTTGTCGAGGGCGATGTCGTCTTCGATCACGTGGACTTCTCGTATATCCCGGGAAGAAGGGTGCTTGCCGACAACTCCTTCCATGCAGAACCAGGGCAGATCTTCGGCCTCTGCGGGCCCACGGGAGCGGGGAAGAGCACGATCATCAACATCCTCACCCGGTATTATGATATCGGAGGCGGGGCGATCAGGGTGGATGGGACGGACGTGAGGTCCGTGCAGCAGGACACCCTCCGCATCCAGATAGCCCAGGTGCTCCAGGAGCCGTTCCTCTTCTCGGATACCATCATCTCAAACCTGAAGTATGCCCGCGAAGGGGCAACGGACGAGGAGTGCATCCAGGCTGCACAACAGGCCAATGCCCACGAGTTTATCCTCCAGCAGCCCAACGGCTACCAGACGGTCCTCATCGACGGGGGGGCGAACCTGTCGCAGGGCCAGCGGCAGATGCTCACGATAGCCCGGGCGATTGTCGCAAACCCCCGTATGCTCATCCTCGACGAAGCAACGAGCAATGTCGATACGCGGACCGAGAGGCTGATCCAGGAGGGACTTCTTGCCCTCCAGAAGGACAAGACCTCGTTCATCATCGCCCACCGCCTTTCCACGATCCGGCATGCCGACCAGATCCTGGTCATCGACAAAGGACAGATTGTCGAGCGCGGGAAGCACAGCGAACTGATGGAGAGAAAAGGATTCTATTACGAGCTGTACATGAGCCAGTTCCGGGGAAAACTCGAAGGGCTTCTGAACAGCTGA